One genomic segment of Clostridium saccharoperbutylacetonicum N1-4(HMT) includes these proteins:
- a CDS encoding AraC family transcriptional regulator has product MNHRELDEMLMPLTDREIYHKNHGNISSFYNQLSQIDYEGKKIYLFNLANLLSGENITLSRHTRFAEVPMHIHDYIELSYVYSGKVTEIIKDKTITLKEGQVSIIDTGIPHSILPTTEKDIIINMLMRKEYFTTSFLSRLSTKGIISQFLVNAISDKTNHDNYIIFNSDNNEKMPNLIKELLCEYYDKSLFFNEIIDCYMILIFTELLKTFQYDTNKSLSNSKGTATVIDILNYLEENYMTCTLASTANHFNFHPNYLSSLIKKSTNKSFKELIQAQKLTRCSILLSNSNMPIYEIATEVGYQNLNFFYKKFKDYFGVTPNEFRHKYNS; this is encoded by the coding sequence ATGAATCATAGAGAACTAGATGAAATGCTTATGCCTCTTACAGATCGCGAAATTTATCATAAAAATCACGGCAATATATCAAGTTTTTATAATCAACTTAGTCAAATTGATTATGAAGGTAAAAAAATATATTTGTTTAACTTAGCAAATTTACTATCTGGAGAAAATATTACTCTTTCGAGGCATACGCGTTTTGCTGAAGTACCAATGCATATACATGATTATATAGAACTAAGCTATGTATATTCTGGAAAAGTTACAGAAATAATTAAAGATAAAACTATAACTTTAAAAGAAGGGCAAGTTTCTATAATTGACACTGGAATACCCCATTCTATTTTACCAACAACTGAAAAGGATATAATTATTAATATGTTAATGCGTAAGGAGTATTTTACAACATCTTTTCTAAGCAGATTATCAACTAAAGGTATCATATCCCAATTTTTAGTCAATGCAATTTCAGATAAAACTAATCACGATAATTATATTATTTTCAATTCAGATAATAATGAAAAAATGCCTAATCTTATAAAAGAACTTCTATGCGAATATTATGATAAATCTTTGTTTTTTAATGAAATTATAGATTGCTATATGATATTAATATTTACAGAACTACTAAAAACTTTTCAATATGATACAAATAAATCTCTTTCAAATTCTAAAGGAACTGCGACAGTTATTGATATCCTTAATTATCTTGAAGAAAATTATATGACCTGCACTTTAGCTTCAACTGCTAATCACTTTAATTTCCATCCAAATTATTTAAGCTCATTAATTAAAAAAAGTACAAATAAGTCCTTTAAAGAGCTTATTCAAGCACAAAAGCTAACAAGATGCTCGATCTTACTTTCTAACAGCAATATGCCAATTTATGAAATTGCTACTGAAGTTGGATACCAAAATCTAAACTTCTTCTATAAGAAATTTAAAGATTACTTTGGAGTTACTCCTAATGAATTTCGCCATAAATATAACTCATGA
- a CDS encoding polysaccharide deacetylase family protein produces MNINFDLFPEGRTKALTMSYDDCQIFDRRLISIFNKYGVKGTFHLNSGMLDKENFITKAEVAELYKGHEVSVHAKTHPFLDCIPVEAIIEEIIEDRKCLESLVGYPIKGMSYPYGAFNGKLIKILDSIGMQYSRTVISHHDFYIPEDFLAWNATCHHDDNLMELGQKFLDYEFKGKLKLMYVWGHSFEFERNNNWNLIEDFCKLVSKSDEIWFATNVDVMRYIKALKQLEFSAKGDIVYNPTAITVWISVDDKAVRIEGGETRSL; encoded by the coding sequence ATGAATATAAATTTTGATCTGTTTCCAGAAGGAAGAACAAAAGCATTGACTATGAGTTATGATGACTGTCAGATTTTTGATAGAAGGTTGATAAGCATATTTAATAAGTATGGAGTAAAAGGTACGTTTCATTTAAATTCTGGAATGTTAGATAAGGAAAATTTTATTACAAAAGCTGAAGTTGCAGAACTTTATAAAGGTCACGAGGTTTCAGTGCATGCAAAAACTCATCCGTTTTTAGATTGCATACCTGTTGAAGCAATTATAGAAGAAATAATTGAAGACAGAAAATGCTTAGAATCTTTAGTTGGTTATCCAATAAAAGGAATGTCTTATCCATATGGAGCTTTTAATGGGAAACTAATAAAAATTCTTGATAGCATTGGAATGCAGTATTCAAGAACTGTAATCTCGCATCATGATTTTTATATACCAGAAGATTTTTTAGCTTGGAATGCAACTTGTCATCATGATGACAATCTTATGGAACTTGGACAAAAGTTTTTAGATTATGAGTTTAAAGGAAAACTAAAGCTTATGTACGTTTGGGGACATAGTTTTGAGTTTGAAAGAAATAATAATTGGAATCTAATTGAAGATTTTTGTAAGTTAGTTTCTAAAAGTGATGAAATTTGGTTTGCAACAAATGTTGATGTAATGAGATATATAAAGGCATTAAAGCAGCTTGAATTTTCAGCTAAAGGAGATATAGTTTATAATCCGACTGCAATAACAGTATGGATTAGCGTAGATGATAAAGCTGTAAGAATTGAAGGTGGAGAAACAAGAAGTCTGTAA
- a CDS encoding MBL fold metallo-hydrolase, whose translation MYNEYYSIRKVMDGVYHISDPNKICCTLVVGNEKALLFDTGYGIGKLKQAISSITVLPIIVVNSHGHLDHMGGNYEFDDIYIHEADITLAKQILLSDKRKWTVNNYKKNIGIPKDFSEEEYISRDYNMNFTSIKEGEIFDLGGYELEVIYCKGHTAGCISLIERKRKLLLSGDTVLQHVWMFLKESEKMSDYIDSLNKLNKLEVDIILTSHSNEPYNKELLHNLIRCVDNIDISKSTPYFNEAYPYEAFMYSEGGEPFASKEYVSIVFSEDKL comes from the coding sequence ATGTATAATGAATATTATTCAATTAGGAAGGTAATGGATGGAGTATATCATATAAGTGATCCTAATAAAATATGCTGTACGCTAGTGGTGGGAAATGAAAAGGCATTGTTATTTGATACAGGTTATGGTATTGGAAAGCTAAAACAAGCAATTAGCTCTATAACTGTTTTACCTATTATTGTTGTAAACAGCCATGGTCATCTTGACCATATGGGAGGAAACTATGAGTTTGATGATATATATATTCATGAAGCTGATATAACATTAGCAAAGCAGATTCTTTTATCAGATAAGAGAAAATGGACTGTGAATAATTATAAAAAAAATATAGGAATTCCGAAAGATTTTAGTGAAGAAGAATATATAAGTAGAGATTATAATATGAATTTTACTTCTATAAAAGAAGGTGAAATATTTGACTTAGGAGGATATGAGCTTGAAGTAATTTATTGTAAGGGGCATACAGCTGGGTGTATTTCATTAATTGAAAGAAAAAGGAAACTTTTACTTTCTGGAGACACGGTATTACAACACGTATGGATGTTTTTAAAGGAAAGTGAGAAAATGAGTGACTATATAGACAGCCTTAATAAATTAAACAAATTAGAGGTTGATATTATTCTTACATCTCATTCTAATGAACCTTATAACAAAGAGCTATTACATAATTTGATTCGCTGTGTTGATAATATTGATATTTCTAAAAGCACTCCTTATTTTAATGAAGCATATCCATATGAAGCATTTATGTATTCTGAAGGTGGCGAACCCTTTGCCAGTAAGGAATATGTTTCTATTGTTTTTAGTGAAGATAAATTGTAA
- a CDS encoding methyl-accepting chemotaxis protein: MKWFKNLKTIQKLISAFVLVALFIVLAGGVGIMNMKLIKVNADKMHNDNLESIKQLTTIRQNIADIRFDILKIDAQRNINNQNEAAEKEVKRLYEENEEIIATYEKTALSDEEKNALALIKEDIKLYKDSSELIMKLAKENNYSEADDKYLNLGPVKTALYNHLGNLIRINTNQADDLYKENNFTYQSAIYKIIMIGTVNLVIAIMLGTLIAIWISKQIKKVLNFAEAIGNGDLTKSIKISSKDEFGNLSNALNKANNNIKSLINEIMHNASDMGATSEELSATVEEVSAKMESINESIEEISAGVQDLSSTTEEVSASTEEITANTNSLANRANDAAGSVNDIKKRALYIKDKAANEIKESNSIYMENRSHILNAIEEAKVVNEVRMMADSIGSIAEQTNLLALNAAIEAARAGEQGKGFAVVANEVRNLAEQSSEVVMNIQAMVTKVQLAVTKLSKSSQDVLVFIDNNVKSNYEFLNKTGIQYEDDAKFMDGIINEISASSKQMNELVEQISYAFQNVSGTAEKSATSSEDISNSVNEVTFAINDVAKSAEGQAELAQKLTNMIQKFKV; encoded by the coding sequence GTGAAGTGGTTTAAAAATCTAAAAACTATACAAAAACTAATTTCTGCATTTGTTTTAGTAGCATTATTTATTGTTTTAGCAGGAGGTGTTGGAATAATGAATATGAAACTAATCAAAGTTAATGCAGATAAAATGCATAATGATAATCTTGAGTCCATAAAACAATTAACAACTATAAGGCAGAATATAGCAGATATTCGATTTGATATTTTAAAAATTGATGCTCAGCGAAATATAAATAATCAAAATGAAGCTGCTGAAAAGGAAGTTAAGAGATTATATGAAGAAAATGAAGAAATTATAGCTACCTATGAAAAAACAGCATTATCTGATGAAGAAAAAAACGCATTAGCTTTAATAAAAGAGGATATAAAATTGTATAAAGATTCAAGTGAATTAATTATGAAATTAGCAAAGGAAAATAATTATAGTGAAGCTGATGACAAATATCTTAATTTAGGACCTGTTAAGACAGCCTTATATAATCACTTAGGCAATTTAATTAGAATTAATACAAATCAAGCTGATGATTTATATAAAGAAAATAATTTTACATATCAGAGTGCTATTTATAAAATAATTATGATAGGAACTGTAAATTTAGTTATAGCTATTATGTTAGGGACGTTAATAGCTATATGGATATCTAAACAAATAAAAAAAGTTTTGAATTTTGCAGAAGCAATTGGTAATGGTGATTTAACCAAATCAATAAAAATCAGTTCAAAAGATGAGTTTGGAAATCTTTCTAATGCATTAAATAAAGCTAATAATAATATAAAGAGTCTAATAAATGAAATAATGCATAATGCAAGTGATATGGGGGCAACAAGTGAGGAATTATCAGCTACAGTAGAAGAAGTCTCAGCTAAAATGGAATCTATAAATGAGTCAATAGAAGAAATATCTGCAGGGGTGCAGGACTTGAGTTCTACAACTGAAGAAGTTAGTGCATCAACAGAAGAGATAACAGCAAACACAAATAGTCTTGCCAATAGAGCAAATGATGCAGCAGGTTCTGTAAATGATATTAAAAAGCGTGCATTGTACATAAAAGATAAAGCAGCAAATGAAATAAAGGAAAGCAATTCAATATATATGGAAAATAGATCTCACATATTAAATGCTATTGAAGAAGCAAAAGTAGTGAATGAAGTTAGGATGATGGCAGATTCTATTGGAAGTATTGCAGAACAGACTAATTTATTAGCATTAAATGCAGCAATTGAAGCTGCTAGAGCTGGAGAACAAGGTAAAGGGTTTGCAGTTGTTGCTAATGAAGTGAGGAATTTAGCGGAGCAATCTTCTGAGGTAGTAATGAATATACAAGCCATGGTAACTAAAGTACAGCTAGCGGTGACGAAATTATCAAAAAGTAGTCAAGATGTACTTGTGTTTATAGATAATAATGTAAAATCTAATTATGAGTTTCTTAATAAAACAGGTATTCAGTATGAAGATGATGCAAAATTTATGGATGGTATAATAAATGAAATCTCAGCATCTTCAAAGCAAATGAATGAATTAGTTGAACAAATATCATATGCATTTCAAAATGTCTCTGGGACAGCAGAAAAATCAGCTACAAGTTCGGAGGATATATCAAATAGTGTTAATGAAGTGACTTTTGCTATTAATGATGTTGCTAAATCTGCAGAAGGTCAAGCAGAACTTGCACAAAAGTTGACAAATATGATACAGAAATTTAAAGTGTGA
- a CDS encoding cache domain-containing sensor histidine kinase: MNKNFFIKNLIIFLLPILIPTFVLGSLSIIITQRYIKNQITVNNADLLNQTKSNIDLIFNELDPLNIQFDYTPSIALTLKNVSKEETLLSSDLTNTDKICFFLNSFANSKPYIYSIHIYYQNENGRFYTTNNGITNLNNYFDTSWYKNYLNHKSDEKMWIEARNIKQYNFEENETKLITVYKRMALNNGVIVLNIKADYIQNLLNKAATAPEQKIFILDDNANELISNNTSTNIANFDTNELLKLDNNILYSPSEKKFLSKSIIHSDKFSWNYISIIPEDILYNVSMRLFKNTIALLIVSFILGLILTFYLTRKNYNQISNIISIIDSAKNNQTLPVINSSTKNEYSYIIENLLTTFIEQHYLKVQLSERKYKLENMELIALQSQINPHFLYNTLHTIYWEVIKETGSNSKPIKMIENLSSILDYSLRKPCNKVILEEEILYTKAYLDIQMIRYADKFDVIWVYDNMVKSISTIKLLIQPLVENCIYHGIKNKEGKGSIKIKITLKNDSLMLSIIDNGIGIDKQNLEAIKNKLNFDGNHTDHIGLFNTNKRLKLTYGNDYGLKINSKSGFGTVIYIIIPTS; the protein is encoded by the coding sequence TTGAACAAGAACTTTTTCATAAAGAATTTAATTATATTTTTGCTTCCTATCCTAATCCCAACATTTGTATTAGGTTCTTTATCTATAATTATTACTCAAAGATATATTAAAAATCAGATAACAGTAAATAATGCAGATCTTCTAAATCAAACCAAGTCTAACATTGACTTGATTTTTAATGAATTAGATCCGCTTAATATACAATTCGATTACACACCAAGCATTGCTTTAACTCTAAAGAATGTTTCAAAAGAAGAAACTTTACTTTCATCAGATTTAACAAATACAGATAAAATTTGCTTCTTTTTGAATTCATTTGCTAATTCGAAGCCGTATATTTATTCTATTCATATCTATTACCAAAATGAGAATGGCAGGTTTTATACCACTAATAATGGTATAACAAATTTAAATAATTACTTTGATACCTCTTGGTACAAAAACTATTTGAATCATAAATCAGATGAAAAAATGTGGATAGAAGCTCGTAACATAAAACAATATAATTTTGAAGAAAATGAAACCAAACTTATAACCGTTTATAAAAGAATGGCTCTAAATAATGGTGTTATAGTTTTGAATATTAAAGCTGATTATATACAAAACTTACTTAATAAAGCAGCTACTGCACCTGAACAAAAAATCTTTATACTAGATGATAATGCCAATGAACTTATTAGCAACAATACTTCTACTAATATAGCTAATTTTGATACAAATGAACTCTTAAAATTAGATAATAATATTTTATACTCTCCATCAGAAAAAAAATTTCTAAGTAAATCAATCATTCATTCTGATAAATTTTCTTGGAACTACATATCTATAATTCCTGAAGACATTTTATATAATGTTTCTATGAGATTGTTTAAAAACACTATTGCATTATTGATAGTTTCGTTTATTTTAGGGTTAATTCTAACTTTCTATCTTACTCGAAAAAACTATAATCAAATTTCAAATATTATATCTATAATTGATTCAGCTAAGAATAATCAGACTCTGCCAGTGATAAATAGCAGTACAAAAAATGAATACAGTTATATTATAGAAAATTTACTTACAACCTTTATTGAACAACATTATTTAAAAGTGCAATTATCTGAAAGAAAATATAAACTAGAAAATATGGAGCTTATTGCACTACAATCTCAAATAAACCCTCATTTTTTGTATAATACATTACATACAATATATTGGGAAGTAATAAAGGAAACTGGGAGTAATAGTAAGCCAATTAAGATGATAGAAAACTTATCTAGCATATTAGACTATTCTTTAAGAAAACCTTGTAACAAGGTTATTCTTGAGGAGGAAATTTTATATACTAAAGCCTATCTAGATATTCAAATGATTAGATATGCGGATAAATTTGATGTAATATGGGTTTACGACAATATGGTAAAATCTATTTCAACAATTAAGTTATTAATACAGCCCTTAGTTGAAAATTGTATTTACCACGGAATAAAAAATAAGGAAGGGAAAGGTAGCATTAAAATAAAAATAACATTAAAAAATGATTCATTAATGCTCTCAATTATTGATAATGGAATTGGAATTGATAAACAAAATCTTGAAGCAATAAAAAATAAGTTGAATTTTGATGGCAATCACACAGATCATATTGGTTTGTTTAATACAAACAAACGCCTCAAATTAACTTACGGAAATGATTATGGTCTTAAAATAAATAGTAAATCAGGCTTTGGAACTGTAATTTACATCATAATTCCCACATCCTAA
- a CDS encoding PTS transporter subunit EIIC, whose translation MDYKDLAKQVVILIGGKDNIENLTHCVTRLRFVLKDEKIAKTDEIKNTKGVLSVIQQGGQYQVVIGTEVKKAYAAVCEEIGMTDGTTEIKKEDSEKKDNLFNAFFKTIIAVIGPILGVLGASGILKGALSLCTTFNLLAPTDGTYQILYAFADGFFYFLPIMLGFSASLKFKSNPYLGAAIGAALVYPNIVTAYTQHNGLTFLGIPVILMSYTSSVFPIIIAAYIASKIERFFTEKLPTAFKSMFSPCLTAIIVVPLTFIVIGPIATYMSNGLAALTSGLYNLSPLFTGIFLGAFWQLIVIFGLHYAFIPILINNIATMHQDPINAILSVTVYALAGVALGFGLKVKDKEKKAFGFSNCLTGLLGVTEPIIYGIALPYKRTFVCAFIGGGIGGAITAAAGLMMYGFGGGGVLGAPMFLNPTGNNGHFIIYLAASAASFVVSGVLAYLFGVKGDEK comes from the coding sequence ATGGATTATAAAGATTTAGCAAAGCAAGTAGTAATTCTAATTGGTGGAAAAGATAACATAGAAAATCTAACACATTGTGTAACGAGATTACGTTTTGTTTTAAAGGATGAAAAGATTGCAAAAACAGATGAAATTAAAAACACTAAAGGGGTTTTATCTGTAATTCAGCAAGGTGGACAATATCAAGTTGTTATTGGAACAGAGGTTAAAAAAGCCTATGCTGCTGTTTGTGAAGAGATTGGTATGACAGATGGTACTACAGAAATAAAAAAAGAAGACAGTGAAAAGAAAGATAATTTATTTAATGCATTTTTTAAAACAATTATAGCTGTTATAGGACCAATTCTTGGAGTATTAGGTGCAAGTGGTATATTAAAGGGTGCATTATCATTATGTACGACTTTTAATCTATTAGCTCCTACTGATGGAACGTATCAAATTCTCTATGCATTTGCAGATGGCTTTTTTTACTTTTTACCAATTATGTTGGGATTCTCTGCATCTTTGAAATTTAAAAGTAATCCTTATTTAGGAGCTGCTATCGGGGCAGCACTTGTGTACCCTAACATAGTAACTGCATACACTCAGCATAATGGGTTAACTTTTTTAGGAATTCCAGTAATATTAATGAGCTACACAAGTTCCGTATTTCCAATTATTATAGCAGCTTATATAGCATCAAAAATAGAAAGATTCTTTACAGAAAAATTGCCAACAGCATTTAAATCAATGTTTTCGCCTTGTCTTACTGCAATAATAGTAGTACCACTTACATTTATAGTAATTGGACCAATTGCTACATATATGAGTAATGGATTAGCAGCGTTAACTAGTGGTCTTTATAACTTAAGTCCATTATTTACTGGTATTTTCTTAGGAGCATTTTGGCAACTAATTGTAATTTTTGGATTACATTATGCATTTATTCCAATCTTAATAAATAACATAGCAACTATGCATCAGGACCCAATAAATGCTATACTTTCAGTAACTGTTTATGCTTTAGCTGGTGTGGCGTTAGGTTTTGGATTAAAGGTTAAAGATAAAGAAAAGAAGGCCTTTGGATTTTCAAATTGTTTAACAGGATTGTTAGGAGTAACAGAGCCAATTATCTATGGTATTGCACTGCCATATAAAAGAACCTTTGTATGTGCATTTATAGGTGGTGGTATTGGAGGGGCTATTACAGCAGCTGCAGGATTAATGATGTATGGATTTGGTGGTGGAGGAGTTCTAGGAGCTCCAATGTTCTTAAACCCAACAGGAAATAATGGGCATTTTATTATTTACTTAGCAGCTTCAGCAGCATCATTTGTAGTTTCAGGTGTTTTAGCATATTTATTTGGGGTAAAAGGTGACGAAAAATAA
- a CDS encoding response regulator transcription factor, with amino-acid sequence MYKLLVVDDEKESRNLLCSYFPWGDLEFEIVDQLENGKVALEYILNNPVDVILCDIKMPFLDGIGLAKEIFNRHIKTKIIFLSAYKDFDYARNALIYGVSHYIVKPSKYNEIFEVFSSLKKILDNEGLANKNDSLDIPVNDFKDLSNYDSKIISFVKTYVNEHYKSAKLEDIAESVHMNPNYLSQFFKQKTGECFSNYLIKTKMNHAAKLLDDIRYKTYEVSEMVGYSNTKNFTRTFKNFYGKSPKEYRNQREIIDTGAFER; translated from the coding sequence ATGTATAAACTACTCGTCGTAGATGATGAAAAGGAATCCAGAAATTTATTATGTAGCTATTTCCCATGGGGTGATTTGGAATTTGAAATTGTTGATCAATTAGAAAATGGAAAAGTTGCTTTAGAATATATTTTAAATAATCCAGTTGATGTAATCCTTTGCGATATAAAAATGCCTTTTTTAGACGGTATTGGACTTGCTAAAGAAATATTTAATCGCCACATAAAAACAAAAATTATTTTTTTAAGTGCCTATAAAGACTTTGACTATGCTCGTAATGCTCTAATTTACGGTGTCAGTCATTATATTGTAAAGCCTTCAAAATATAATGAAATTTTCGAAGTATTTTCCTCTTTGAAAAAAATTTTGGACAATGAAGGTTTAGCTAACAAAAATGATTCTTTAGATATACCTGTAAATGATTTTAAAGATTTATCAAATTATGACTCAAAAATCATATCCTTTGTTAAAACTTATGTGAATGAACACTATAAAAGTGCTAAACTTGAAGATATTGCTGAATCTGTTCACATGAATCCTAACTACTTAAGTCAATTTTTCAAGCAAAAAACTGGAGAATGCTTTTCTAATTATTTAATAAAAACAAAAATGAATCATGCTGCTAAACTCTTAGACGACATAAGATATAAAACCTATGAAGTCAGTGAAATGGTTGGCTATAGTAATACAAAAAATTTTACTAGAACCTTTAAGAACTTCTATGGAAAAAGTCCTAAAGAATATAGAAATCAAAGAGAGATAATTGATACTGGCGCTTTTGAAAGGTGA
- a CDS encoding glycosyl hydrolase, producing the protein MKKVKEVLSGKYSNHIFPLFWQHGEEEQVLRDYMDKIYNSGIKSVCVEARPHPDFLGDKWWMDIDAIIDEAKKRDMKVWILDDSHFPTGFANGRIKNEFPHLRKRFLGLKVLDFVGPMKNAEAIIKYALSDKEDEIIGVILGRKLDYENVDPDTLMDITEGVKENKTVSFDLPEGQWSVMILYTSFNGGEKQTEGYLNPIDPEATDILINTVYESHYEKYKEEFGQTIVGFFSDEPRFGNMHGPLGSIGRFDMVLPWRKDMLELMDKRLGISSLMYLPLLFIEGGEKAHHIRYVYMDLVSRLYSENFNQRIGNWCEEHNVMYIGHTIEDNNAHGRLGYGAGHFYRAMAGQHMAGIDEVLHQLMPGQDYCVNKAMTSNGWDGEFFHYALAKLGTSLGHMDPKKKGRTMCEVFGAYGWAEGNKKMKWTVDHMLVRGVNEFVPHAFDPKQYPDFDCPPHFYAHGKNPQFEGFKLLMDYTNRMSHLLSDGIHRAPLAIVYHGEAEWAGEYMLLQKPAAELTRNQIDFDILPIDELVKAESNYDGIKVNKEIFKGLVVPYAEALPKAFLEKILVFAKKQMPIYFLEALPVRESEGNYIESVLKEMKAEKNIHVINLDDLVDDLKKAGLYEISTSSYEPYLRYYHYEQEDGHIFMFVNEHPYNIISTKLKIPFSSTAYTYNAMENILKEDENALKLNLYPYESKIVIFPHTQLEYEGGKEQILTKVEEKAVEGIYKVSFATSKDFNVFEDAITLDSLIQLQELDGKEDFAGIIRYEMSFNVDSKKAKSYLVLKGVSESAKVILNNKEIGMKIVPPYRFDISDYIFEGENKLVIDVSTTLVREQYDWLSQYMLLEPIGITESIIIESYE; encoded by the coding sequence ATGAAAAAAGTAAAAGAAGTATTATCAGGAAAATATTCAAATCACATTTTTCCTCTATTTTGGCAGCACGGTGAAGAAGAGCAGGTATTACGTGATTATATGGATAAGATCTATAATTCAGGAATCAAATCGGTTTGCGTAGAGGCTAGACCACATCCTGATTTTTTAGGGGATAAGTGGTGGATGGATATAGACGCCATAATAGATGAAGCTAAAAAAAGAGATATGAAGGTTTGGATTTTAGATGATTCTCACTTTCCAACAGGCTTTGCAAATGGTCGCATAAAAAATGAATTTCCTCATCTTCGTAAGCGATTTTTAGGGCTAAAAGTATTAGATTTTGTTGGCCCTATGAAAAATGCAGAGGCGATTATTAAGTATGCATTATCAGACAAGGAAGATGAAATAATTGGAGTTATTCTTGGTAGAAAATTAGATTATGAAAATGTAGACCCAGATACTCTAATGGATATTACAGAAGGAGTAAAGGAAAATAAGACAGTTTCCTTCGATTTGCCAGAAGGTCAGTGGAGTGTTATGATTCTGTATACCAGTTTTAATGGTGGAGAAAAGCAGACAGAGGGATATTTAAATCCAATAGATCCAGAAGCAACAGATATTTTAATTAATACTGTATATGAGTCTCATTATGAAAAATATAAAGAAGAGTTTGGACAAACTATAGTTGGCTTTTTCTCAGATGAACCACGCTTTGGAAATATGCATGGGCCATTAGGTTCTATAGGGCGTTTTGACATGGTACTACCTTGGCGTAAAGATATGTTAGAGCTTATGGATAAAAGGCTAGGAATTTCTTCACTTATGTATTTGCCACTTTTATTTATAGAAGGTGGAGAGAAAGCTCATCACATTAGATATGTATATATGGATTTAGTGAGTAGATTATATTCAGAAAATTTTAATCAAAGAATAGGAAATTGGTGTGAAGAACATAACGTTATGTATATTGGACATACTATAGAGGACAATAATGCTCATGGAAGACTTGGATATGGAGCAGGACATTTTTATCGTGCTATGGCAGGTCAGCATATGGCAGGTATTGATGAGGTACTTCATCAACTAATGCCAGGGCAGGATTACTGCGTAAATAAGGCTATGACCAGCAATGGATGGGATGGAGAATTTTTTCACTATGCATTAGCCAAGCTTGGAACATCACTTGGACATATGGATCCTAAGAAAAAAGGAAGGACTATGTGTGAAGTTTTTGGCGCATATGGCTGGGCAGAAGGTAATAAAAAAATGAAGTGGACTGTTGATCATATGTTAGTTCGTGGAGTAAATGAATTTGTGCCTCATGCGTTTGATCCAAAGCAATATCCTGACTTTGACTGTCCTCCGCATTTTTATGCTCATGGAAAAAATCCACAATTTGAAGGCTTTAAACTATTGATGGATTATACAAATCGTATGAGTCATTTACTTTCTGATGGTATTCATAGAGCACCTTTAGCTATTGTGTATCATGGAGAAGCAGAGTGGGCTGGAGAATATATGCTTCTTCAAAAGCCAGCAGCAGAACTCACAAGAAATCAAATAGATTTTGATATTTTACCAATAGATGAATTAGTAAAAGCAGAAAGTAATTATGATGGCATAAAAGTGAATAAAGAAATTTTTAAAGGGTTAGTAGTACCTTATGCAGAAGCTTTACCAAAAGCATTTTTAGAAAAAATCTTAGTATTTGCTAAAAAACAAATGCCTATTTATTTCTTAGAAGCACTACCTGTACGTGAAAGTGAAGGAAATTATATTGAATCTGTTTTAAAAGAAATGAAAGCAGAAAAAAATATTCATGTGATTAATTTAGATGATTTAGTAGACGATTTAAAGAAAGCTGGGTTATATGAGATATCTACAAGCTCTTACGAGCCTTATTTGAGATATTATCATTATGAACAGGAAGATGGTCATATATTTATGTTTGTAAATGAACATCCATATAATATTATATCTACAAAGTTGAAAATACCATTTTCAAGTACAGCATATACTTATAATGCAATGGAGAATATACTTAAAGAAGATGAAAATGCTTTAAAATTAAATCTCTATCCTTATGAATCAAAGATAGTTATTTTTCCTCATACTCAACTAGAGTATGAAGGTGGAAAGGAACAAATTCTTACAAAAGTAGAAGAAAAAGCAGTAGAGGGAATATATAAAGTATCTTTTGCAACTAGCAAAGATTTTAACGTATTCGAGGATGCAATAACCTTAGACTCTTTAATTCAGTTACAGGAATTAGATGGAAAAGAGGATTTTGCAGGGATTATTCGCTATGAAATGAGTTTCAACGTTGATTCAAAAAAAGCTAAATCCTATTTAGTATTAAAAGGAGTTTCAGAAAGTGCAAAAGTTATCTTAAATAACAAAGAAATAGGTATGAAAATAGTTCCACCATATAGATTTGATATTTCTGATTACATTTTTGAAGGTGAAAATAAGTTAGTAATAGACGTGAGTACAACACTAGTTAGAGAACAATATGACTGGTTATCCCAATACATGTTATTAGAACCAATTGGCATTACAGAAAGCATTATAATAGAAAGTTATGAATAA